One part of the Humulus lupulus chromosome 9, drHumLupu1.1, whole genome shotgun sequence genome encodes these proteins:
- the LOC133800188 gene encoding uncharacterized protein LOC133800188: MRKSTKSFVNEAAQQDYEKMAAEVERSQNERQSQQQSEASLNVSGVDSSLVDQYEILSKVLGERSDYQRGVGYRAKGKAKKTSSSSTDQSQSQANTAASPNEDMRVMALLVKAIRETFETSTTVHPSKLYNPMFDSFLQRHLPPQSEGASSSQSPSQQYQPPSQQYQPPSHQQYQTPSQQQFQPPSQTYNFVDSFNECFNGGINGHGTSIQRDDHG, from the exons atgagaaaatcgacaaaatcttttgtcaatgaggcagctcaacaagattat gaaaaaatggcggctgaggttgagaggtcacagaatgagaggcaaagtcaacagcagagtgaggcatctctaaatgtatctgGTGTTGATTCGTCCCtggtcgatcaatacgagatactaagtaaagtactcggggagagatctgactaccaaagaggagtgggttatagggcgaaagggaaggcaaaaaagacatcctctagctctacagatcaaagtcagtcccaagcaaatactgctgcttcgcctaatgaagatatgagagttatggctttgctggtgaaggcaattcgtgagacgtttgagacttcgacaactgtgcatcccagtaaactgtataacccaatgtttgacagttttctgcagaggcatttgccaccacaatccgaaggtgCTTCGTCTTCTCAGTCTCCAtcacagcagtatcagcctccttcacagcagtatcagcctccttcacatCAGCAGTATCAGACTCCTTCACAGCAGCAgttccagcctccttcaca AACATACAATTTTGTTGATTCATTCAATGAATGCTTCAATGGTGGTATCAATGGTCATGGTACTTCAATCCAAAGGGATGATCATGGGTAG